CGCACGCCGCCAGCGCAGCGTCGTAGCCGCCGGCGAAATCCTTGAGCAGCCCCAGCGCCCCCGGCCCCAGCGCGTAGGTGAACTGGTTGACGGCGGCGACCAGCGCCATCAGCGCGCCGAACGAGGCGGCGTCGAACTCGCGCTGCACGATCAGCGACGGCAGGGTGATGAGGTTGCCGACCGACAGGCCGAACACGGCGCTGGCGGTGAACAGGATCGCGGGATCCGTCGTGCGCGTCATGACGAACAGCGCCGCCGCCTGGCTGGCCAGCGAGATCGCGGTCACGCGCCGCTGGTCGAGGCGGTCGATGAAGAAGCCCAGTCCGACGCGGCCGACCACGGCGCAGACCGACGCCACGCCGACCGCGACGCCGGCGGCGTAGCGGCCGATCATCGGCTCGAGGAACGCGATCTGGTGCATCAGGAATCCGACCTGGGCGAACAGCGCCAGCGCGAAGGGCGCCGCCACGGTCCAGAAATGCCCGCTGCGCAGCGCCCGCGGCCGGGTCCACGCCGGGGCCGGCGCGGCGCCGGCGGGAAGCGGACGCGCGGCCGGGACACCCGGCACACCCGGCGGCGGCCGATCGATCCACAGCCACGCCGCGGGAATGACGACGGCCAGCGTGACCAGCGCCGCCACGGTCATGGCGGTCGCGAAACCGGTGGCGCCGATCAGCGCCACCAGCGCCGGCGCGAACAGGATGCCGGCGGCGCTGGCGCCGTTGAGCGCGAAGCTGATCGCCATGCCGCGGCGGGTCGCGAACCACAGGCCGAGGATGTTGTTGATGGCGCCGATGCTGGTGCCGGCCCAGCCGAACGCCATCAGCAGGAAGGCGGCGTAGACCTGCCACGGGCTGGTCACCAGCGCCAGCGCCGCGCCGCTGGCGGCGAGGACCGTCACGCCGGCGATGGTGACGGCGCGCGGTCCGAACCGGGCGATGGCGTCGGCCACCCAGATCACCGCCACCGCGCCGGCGAGGTAGTAGACCGTGGTCGCGGTCGAGACCACCGAGGCGGGCCATCCGTGGAGGCGCTGGAACTCGGCGAGATAGACGGAGTGGCCGTAGAAGCCGAAGCCCCACGCCGCGACCGCCATCAGGAAGCAGGCGAACACGACCTTCCAGCCGCGGTAGCGGCGGGAGGATTCGTCGGTCGTCGGCGCGGCGGCGTCGCCCGTCATCCGCGGACCATAGCGCGGCGCGCGCCGGAACGGTTCGGCGGATGCCGAAGTGTCGGCATGCGCGTGGTCGCGCCGCCTGGCGGATTCACATGTCCCGCTCCCGCGCTGCTCCAGGTTTGTGCCGGTTACCCGGAGCGGCGGACACGGACCCGCGGACGGACGCCCCCTCACCTAGCCTCTCCCCCGGTGGGGGAGAGGAATAAGAAGCATGAGAAATGGGAGAAACGAAAGCCGCGCGTACGCGCTCATGTTCCTCTCCCCCACCGGGGGAGAGGCTAGGTGAGGGGGAGGGGCGTCTCGACGCCGTATGCGAAAGCCCAGCCCGCTACGCGGCGGAGATGGAACAGGCCGCGCCACGCGTCAGATGATCTCGAAGTAGCGCTCGAGCTCCCAGTCGCTGATGTGCTTGCGGAACTCGCGCTCCTCCCACTCGCGGCTGGCGGCGTAGTGCTCGACGAAGGCGTCGCCGAACAGCGTGCGCGCCGGCTTCGACTTCTTCAGGCGCCCGGCCGCCTCCATCAGCGTGCGCGGCAGGTCGAGCCGCGTGGGATGCTTGCGGTCGTAGGCGTTGCCCTCGATCGGGTCGCCGGGATCGAGCTGGTTCTCGACGCCCCACAATCCCGCGCCCACCGCCGCCGCGAGCGCGAGGTAGGGGTTCGCGTCGGCGGCGGCGACACGGTACTCGACCCGCGTCGACTTCGGCGAGCCGGGGATGACGCGCAGCGCCGTGGTGCGGTTCTCGATCC
The genomic region above belongs to Rhodospirillales bacterium and contains:
- a CDS encoding MFS transporter — protein: MTGDAAAPTTDESSRRYRGWKVVFACFLMAVAAWGFGFYGHSVYLAEFQRLHGWPASVVSTATTVYYLAGAVAVIWVADAIARFGPRAVTIAGVTVLAASGAALALVTSPWQVYAAFLLMAFGWAGTSIGAINNILGLWFATRRGMAISFALNGASAAGILFAPALVALIGATGFATAMTVAALVTLAVVIPAAWLWIDRPPPGVPGVPAARPLPAGAAPAPAWTRPRALRSGHFWTVAAPFALALFAQVGFLMHQIAFLEPMIGRYAAGVAVGVASVCAVVGRVGLGFFIDRLDQRRVTAISLASQAAALFVMTRTTDPAILFTASAVFGLSVGNLITLPSLIVQREFDAASFGALMALVAAVNQFTYALGPGALGLLKDFAGGYDAALAACVACELAAIAIILSRRSPPPPPR